The Streptomyces laurentii genome contains a region encoding:
- a CDS encoding actinomycin synthetase II (AMP-binding enzyme; cl15778;~Acyl-CoA synthetases (AMP-forming)/AMP-acid ligases II [Lipid metabolism / Secondary metabolites biosynthesis,transport, and catabolism]; COG0318;~NAD(P) binding site [chemical binding];~Phosphopantetheine attachment site; cl09936;~Rossmann-fold NAD(P)(+)-binding proteins; cl09931;~actinomycin synthetase II, partial [Streptomyces albus J1074];~identified by MetaGeneAnnotator; putative) produces the protein MSLREESFPQDERRSLPGPLSGAQEGLWYAQRLAPGNAAYNTAEAVEIHGALDSGLFETALRRTVGEAGTFALRFLDTDDGPRCRPAEDAADWPLHRADVRDAADPEAAAWERIRADLATPADTDKGPLFAHTLLTLTAERHIWLLRAHHILLDGYSYKLLGRRIAEVYNALAEGRDPGPGTFAPADRLRAEEAAYLASERHGRDRDHWAARLAGLPEPARLTRRTAAPSVPFLRRTAEWDAPDTEALSAAATRLDVTRTDLITAAVAAYLHRMTGEDDLVLGMATMSRLGSAALRTPGTASDVLPLRVTTRPGTPVAEFARAVAAELAALRRHQQYRGESIRRDLGLLGTGRRLYGPVLNIVPFTEELDFQGSTATWHHLSGGAVDDLQISVRPGVRSGTLWFAFDANPALYDEDELALHRDRFLTLLRRLTRAEPATALADLDLLLPGEHPRDLPARDIPVTATLTELFERQAHDGPERVAVTHEGSHLTYGALNEEANRLARLLVERGAGPGRVVALALPRGPRLLPALLAVLKTGAAYLPLDPGHPAERLRLVIEDAAPVLLVTENGAAGDLGGDTPAVLLDDPAVATDLAARPAGDLTDTERGGPTGPADIAYIIHTSGSTGRPKGVPVPHANVVRLFDAAEHVDFGADDVWTLFHSYAFDFSVWEIWGALLHGGRLVVVPYAVSRSPRDFLRLLRDEGVTVLNQTPSAFEQLVDADEGPTAGALRYVVFGGEALRPERLRPWTARYGFDQPALVNMYGITETTVHVTYHRLTPADLADPRRGGVIGSPLADLRVYLLDAEGRPVPPGAPGEMYVAGAGVAAGYLNRPDLTAERFLDDPYGSSGSRMYRSGDLARRRSDGSLEYLGRADQQVQLRGFRIEPGEIEAVLARHPGVARAAVVVRQAPNGARQLVAYTVNAGEQAPAAAELRAHAAAHLPEYMVPAACVPLDTLPLTANGKLDTDALPVPDFTGTAAGVRPASPEQTLVCGLFEDVLKLPRDTVGVDANFFELGGDSLLATRLLARLRRASGTDVPISTLFETPTPAALAALLGGGPGTAPARPALGAQPRPARVPLSYAQERMWFLNRLDGAAATYNIPLAVPLGSAVDTEALRAALGDLADRHESLRTVVADHDGTPYQRILPAGELRPRLRAVDCPAEEIAAHLTAAARHSFDLSAESPLAAWLFGTGEQRTLLLVLHHSAADGWSLRPLADDLNTAYAARRAGTVPAWDALAVQYADYALWQRALLAAGQDGTGEAERLTAHWRKALAGAPEECTLPGDRPRPSAPRGGAHVTAHVPAALHRDLAGLAEREGVSLFMVLHAAVSALLSRAGAGEDIVLGVPVAGRLEPGLDDLIGLITNTLVLRADTSGDPAFRELLARVRPGDLAALDHQELPFDRLVDELNPPRSSGRHPLFQVMLALQNNEPALLRLDGPAVPLRPTATGTAKFDLFVDVLERHTADGTPDGLDLHVEYATDLYDPATAEEFARALGGLLAAVSADPDVRLGLLPAPAPRTPAADRPSDGVALTEAALSVPGVRDAVVLPAADGGAPRLFVVPGRAEATEGVERLLERTGAGPVRVTAVSTLPRAADGSLDAAALAALPVVDPRAAEEWQRHLARAGGVSTAEVTVENTPEELARRHAGTRRRDTETAPGAAVPTAAGRRPALSEGPELTEPSVSAWSEALVRAAERARGDIVHVRADGSETHRDYASLIPEASRVLAGLRRAGLRPGDQVILQCDDSEDFLAVLWGCVLGGFVAVPLTVPASYDTSSAALTKLEGIWRMLGRPPVVCSPALEAGLRGLADRQNWPGLRLTTAEALRDAPEDRDWYAAKPDDLILMLMTSGSTGLPKAVRLTHRNVLTRSAATEAMNGLGDGDVTLNWIPLDHVTGVVMFHLRDLYLGCRQIHAPTSWILQDPTRWMDLAHRYRVSVTWAPNFAFGLLAEDTDRFRDSGWDLSPMRLVMNAGEVVVAAVARGFLHAMRPFGMPQDVMHPGWGMSETCSVVTDSVLPAEPSGTDETFVSCGLPYPGFAMRVVGEDGALLAEGDVGRFQVRGTSVTGGYHDNPAANAEAFTDDGWFDTGDLAFLRDGELFITGRAKDVIIVNGVNHYSHEIESCVEELPSVVRSFTAACAVRSDPAATTDELALFVHLAPGPDRAAALREIAGKVTREIGVSPAFLVPVGPDDIPKTEIGKIQRTKLRKSFEAGDFDDAVREAQLLMGTAATLPDWFLRPAWQPAAPHQARVLPPGRHTLVLAGADHRAHDLAERLARSLRAGGARCTVVTDGTAYARLDAARYRTRPADGADHAALLRDLDADGRPVDAVVHLAAPSVGGAAPDDASARTLLALARSLGTRPADLLHVTAGAQAVTGDELPSPAEAMAGAVLKSLREETAGLRCVHLDLEPGADPVPLVLAEAAQPPVETEVAYRAGHRHVRRLAALPEAPARVEPPAAEGFHLISGGTGGVGTELAAHLLRTPGTRLLLLGRTAPAAGGPLPDSADVRYAQADVTDEEQVRAAVDAATEAWGVPLVSVWHLAGALVERPAADLDADAWRTALAAKAHGAWTLHRVSADHPVTSFVLFSSVNGWFGGAMNTAYAAANAYLDALALHRHAQGLPARSLAWSMWRERGMSSGYGLTALTEARGYRVLDATAALRSLDLARTLPEPHLLIGADRTAPWVRSHLAEPARGVRRLAGRVALEEGADLGALHHAAVGAAGSAPWVLRAAGSAERPPATEERQHDLEQRIAALWCGVLGRDRIGREDNFFDLGGNSLLLVSAQNAVNQAFGSEVTVVDLFAHPTVRDLAGHLAARLPAAGTPDDTAGDAPSGLDRAKEQAQRQRAARARRTPRNGKGRGHA, from the coding sequence ATGTCACTCCGCGAGGAGTCTTTCCCCCAGGACGAACGTCGATCACTGCCCGGGCCTCTGTCCGGCGCCCAGGAGGGGCTCTGGTACGCGCAGCGGCTCGCCCCCGGGAACGCCGCGTACAACACCGCGGAGGCGGTGGAGATCCACGGTGCCCTGGACTCCGGGCTGTTCGAGACGGCGCTGCGCCGCACGGTGGGCGAGGCCGGCACCTTCGCGCTGCGCTTCCTCGACACCGACGACGGCCCCCGCTGCCGTCCGGCGGAGGACGCCGCCGACTGGCCGCTGCACCGGGCCGACGTACGCGACGCCGCCGACCCGGAGGCCGCCGCCTGGGAACGGATCCGCGCCGACCTCGCGACCCCGGCGGACACCGACAAGGGACCGCTGTTCGCGCACACCCTGCTCACCCTCACCGCCGAGCGGCACATCTGGCTGCTGCGGGCCCACCACATCCTGCTCGACGGCTACAGCTACAAGCTCCTCGGGCGACGCATCGCCGAGGTCTACAACGCGCTGGCCGAGGGGCGCGACCCCGGACCCGGCACCTTCGCGCCGGCCGACCGGCTTCGCGCGGAGGAGGCGGCCTACCTCGCCTCCGAACGGCACGGCCGCGACCGCGACCACTGGGCCGCCCGCCTGGCCGGCCTGCCGGAACCGGCCCGCCTCACCCGCCGTACGGCCGCGCCGAGCGTGCCGTTCCTGCGCCGCACCGCCGAGTGGGACGCTCCGGACACCGAGGCGCTGTCCGCCGCCGCGACCCGGCTGGACGTCACCCGCACCGACCTGATCACCGCCGCGGTCGCCGCGTATCTGCACCGCATGACCGGCGAGGACGACCTGGTCCTCGGCATGGCCACCATGAGCCGGCTCGGCAGCGCGGCCCTGCGCACCCCCGGCACCGCCTCCGATGTGCTGCCGCTGCGCGTCACCACCCGACCCGGCACCCCCGTCGCGGAGTTCGCGCGCGCGGTGGCCGCCGAGCTGGCGGCCCTGCGCCGGCACCAGCAGTACCGCGGCGAGTCCATCCGCCGCGACCTCGGCCTGCTCGGCACCGGACGCCGCCTGTACGGTCCCGTGCTGAACATCGTGCCCTTCACCGAGGAGCTGGACTTCCAGGGCAGCACGGCCACCTGGCACCACCTGTCCGGCGGTGCCGTCGACGACCTCCAGATCAGCGTCCGGCCCGGGGTCCGCTCCGGCACCCTCTGGTTCGCCTTCGACGCCAACCCCGCGCTGTACGACGAGGACGAACTCGCCCTCCACCGCGACCGGTTCCTCACGCTGTTGCGGCGGCTGACGCGGGCGGAGCCCGCCACCGCGCTCGCCGACCTCGACCTGCTGTTGCCCGGGGAGCACCCGCGCGACCTGCCGGCCCGCGACATCCCCGTCACCGCCACGCTCACCGAGCTGTTCGAGCGGCAGGCGCACGACGGACCCGAGCGCGTCGCCGTGACGCACGAGGGCAGCCACCTGACCTACGGCGCGCTCAACGAGGAGGCCAACCGGCTGGCCCGGCTGCTCGTGGAACGCGGCGCCGGACCCGGCCGCGTGGTGGCCCTCGCGCTGCCCCGCGGCCCCCGGCTGCTGCCCGCCCTGCTGGCCGTCCTCAAGACCGGCGCCGCCTACCTCCCGCTGGACCCCGGGCACCCGGCCGAGCGGCTGCGGCTGGTCATCGAGGACGCGGCGCCCGTCCTCCTGGTCACCGAGAACGGCGCCGCCGGGGACCTCGGCGGCGACACCCCCGCCGTCCTGCTGGACGACCCCGCCGTCGCCACCGATCTCGCGGCACGCCCGGCCGGTGACCTGACCGACACCGAGCGCGGCGGGCCGACCGGCCCGGCCGACATCGCCTACATCATCCACACGTCCGGCTCCACCGGCCGGCCCAAGGGCGTGCCCGTCCCGCACGCCAACGTGGTCCGGCTGTTCGACGCGGCCGAGCACGTCGACTTCGGCGCCGACGACGTGTGGACCCTCTTCCACTCGTACGCCTTCGACTTCTCCGTGTGGGAGATCTGGGGCGCCCTGCTGCACGGCGGCCGGCTCGTCGTCGTGCCGTACGCCGTCAGCCGCTCCCCGCGGGACTTCCTGCGCCTGCTGCGCGACGAGGGGGTCACCGTCCTCAACCAGACGCCGTCCGCCTTCGAACAGCTCGTGGACGCCGACGAGGGGCCCACCGCCGGCGCGCTGCGGTACGTCGTGTTCGGCGGGGAGGCCCTGCGCCCCGAGCGGCTGCGCCCGTGGACCGCCCGGTACGGCTTCGACCAGCCGGCCCTGGTGAACATGTACGGCATCACCGAGACCACCGTGCACGTCACGTACCACCGCCTCACCCCGGCCGACCTGGCGGATCCGCGCCGCGGCGGGGTCATCGGCAGCCCGCTCGCCGACCTGCGCGTGTATCTCCTGGACGCGGAGGGCCGGCCCGTACCGCCGGGCGCCCCGGGGGAGATGTACGTGGCCGGCGCCGGCGTGGCCGCCGGGTATCTGAACCGCCCCGACCTGACGGCCGAGCGGTTCCTGGACGACCCCTACGGGTCCTCCGGCAGCCGGATGTACCGCTCCGGCGACCTGGCCCGCAGGCGCTCCGACGGGAGCCTCGAGTACCTCGGGCGCGCCGATCAGCAGGTGCAGCTGCGCGGCTTCCGCATCGAGCCCGGCGAGATCGAGGCCGTCCTCGCCCGGCACCCCGGCGTCGCCCGTGCCGCCGTCGTCGTACGGCAGGCCCCCAACGGGGCCCGGCAGCTCGTCGCCTACACCGTCAACGCCGGTGAACAGGCGCCCGCCGCAGCCGAGTTGCGGGCCCATGCCGCCGCCCATCTGCCCGAGTACATGGTCCCCGCCGCCTGCGTGCCCCTGGACACGCTGCCACTGACCGCCAACGGCAAGCTGGACACCGACGCCCTGCCCGTGCCCGACTTCACCGGGACCGCGGCCGGCGTCCGGCCGGCGAGCCCCGAACAGACCCTGGTCTGCGGCCTGTTCGAGGACGTGCTGAAGCTGCCCCGGGACACCGTGGGCGTCGACGCCAACTTCTTCGAGCTGGGCGGCGACTCGCTGCTCGCCACCCGGCTGCTGGCCCGGCTGCGCCGTGCGTCCGGCACCGACGTGCCCATCAGCACCCTGTTCGAGACGCCGACACCGGCCGCCCTCGCCGCACTCCTCGGCGGCGGCCCCGGCACCGCGCCGGCCCGGCCCGCCCTGGGCGCCCAGCCGCGTCCCGCACGCGTCCCGCTGTCGTACGCCCAGGAACGCATGTGGTTCCTGAACCGGCTCGACGGCGCGGCGGCCACGTACAACATCCCCCTCGCGGTGCCCCTCGGCTCCGCCGTCGACACCGAGGCGCTGCGCGCCGCGCTGGGCGACCTCGCCGACCGGCACGAGAGCCTGCGCACGGTCGTCGCCGACCACGACGGCACGCCGTACCAGCGGATCCTGCCGGCCGGGGAACTGCGTCCGCGGCTGCGCGCCGTCGACTGCCCCGCCGAGGAGATCGCCGCGCACCTGACGGCCGCAGCCCGGCACAGCTTCGACCTCTCGGCCGAAAGCCCCCTGGCGGCCTGGCTGTTCGGCACCGGCGAGCAGCGGACCCTGCTGCTCGTCCTGCACCACAGCGCCGCCGACGGCTGGTCTTTGCGCCCGCTGGCCGATGACCTGAACACCGCCTACGCGGCCCGCCGCGCGGGCACCGTCCCCGCCTGGGACGCGCTCGCGGTCCAGTACGCCGACTACGCGCTCTGGCAGCGCGCCCTGCTCGCCGCCGGGCAGGACGGTACCGGCGAGGCCGAGCGGCTCACCGCGCACTGGCGGAAGGCGCTCGCCGGAGCGCCCGAGGAGTGCACCCTGCCCGGCGACCGGCCGCGGCCGTCGGCACCGCGCGGCGGCGCCCATGTCACCGCGCATGTGCCCGCCGCCCTGCACCGGGACCTGGCCGGCCTCGCCGAACGCGAGGGCGTCAGTCTGTTCATGGTGCTGCACGCCGCCGTCAGCGCGCTGCTCAGCCGCGCCGGCGCCGGCGAGGACATCGTGCTGGGCGTCCCCGTCGCCGGCCGCCTCGAACCCGGCCTGGACGATCTGATCGGCCTGATCACCAACACCCTGGTGCTGCGCGCCGACACCTCCGGCGACCCCGCCTTCCGCGAGCTGCTGGCCCGCGTCCGCCCGGGGGACCTGGCCGCGCTCGACCACCAGGAACTGCCCTTCGACCGGCTGGTGGACGAACTCAACCCGCCCCGCTCGTCCGGCCGGCACCCGCTGTTCCAGGTCATGCTCGCCCTGCAGAACAACGAACCCGCGCTGCTCCGACTCGACGGACCCGCGGTGCCGTTGCGGCCCACCGCCACCGGCACCGCCAAGTTCGACCTGTTCGTGGACGTCCTCGAACGGCACACCGCCGACGGGACCCCCGACGGACTGGACCTGCACGTCGAGTACGCCACCGACCTCTACGACCCCGCCACCGCAGAGGAGTTCGCCCGCGCCCTGGGCGGACTGCTCGCGGCCGTGTCCGCCGACCCGGACGTACGGCTCGGTCTGCTCCCCGCGCCGGCACCGCGTACGCCCGCCGCGGACCGTCCGTCCGACGGCGTGGCCCTGACCGAGGCGGCCCTGTCCGTACCCGGCGTACGCGACGCCGTCGTGCTGCCCGCGGCCGACGGGGGAGCACCCCGGCTGTTCGTGGTGCCGGGCCGCGCGGAGGCCACCGAGGGCGTCGAACGGCTGCTGGAGCGTACCGGCGCCGGTCCCGTCCGCGTCACCGCCGTCAGCACCCTGCCCCGCGCCGCCGACGGCTCCCTCGACGCGGCCGCCCTCGCCGCCCTGCCGGTGGTCGACCCCCGCGCCGCCGAGGAATGGCAGCGCCACCTCGCCCGCGCGGGCGGTGTCTCCACGGCCGAGGTCACGGTGGAGAACACCCCTGAGGAACTGGCCCGACGGCACGCCGGCACGCGGCGCCGCGACACGGAGACTGCACCCGGGGCGGCCGTCCCCACGGCGGCCGGCCGCCGTCCCGCGCTCAGCGAGGGCCCCGAGCTGACCGAACCCTCCGTCTCCGCCTGGAGCGAGGCCCTCGTCCGCGCCGCCGAGCGCGCCCGCGGCGACATCGTCCACGTCCGCGCCGACGGCAGCGAGACCCACCGCGACTACGCCTCCCTGATCCCCGAGGCCTCCCGGGTCCTCGCCGGACTCCGGCGGGCCGGACTGCGCCCCGGCGACCAGGTGATCCTCCAGTGCGACGACAGCGAGGACTTCCTCGCCGTGCTGTGGGGCTGCGTCCTCGGCGGCTTCGTCGCCGTCCCGCTCACGGTCCCCGCCTCCTACGACACCTCCTCGGCCGCCCTCACCAAACTGGAGGGCATCTGGCGGATGCTCGGCCGGCCCCCGGTCGTCTGCTCGCCCGCGCTGGAGGCGGGCCTGCGCGGCCTCGCCGACCGGCAGAACTGGCCCGGCCTGCGCCTGACCACCGCCGAGGCGCTCCGGGACGCGCCCGAGGACCGCGACTGGTACGCCGCGAAGCCGGACGACCTCATCCTCATGCTGATGACCTCCGGCAGCACCGGCCTGCCCAAGGCCGTCCGGCTGACGCACCGCAACGTGCTCACCCGGTCCGCCGCCACCGAGGCCATGAACGGACTCGGTGACGGCGACGTCACCCTCAACTGGATCCCGCTCGACCACGTCACCGGCGTCGTCATGTTCCACCTGCGGGACCTCTACCTCGGCTGCCGGCAGATCCACGCGCCGACGTCCTGGATCCTCCAGGACCCGACCCGCTGGATGGACCTCGCCCACCGGTACCGGGTCTCCGTCACCTGGGCCCCCAACTTCGCCTTCGGTCTGCTCGCCGAGGACACCGACCGCTTCCGGGACAGCGGCTGGGACCTGAGCCCGATGCGGCTGGTGATGAACGCCGGCGAGGTCGTCGTGGCCGCCGTGGCCCGCGGCTTCCTGCACGCGATGCGACCCTTCGGCATGCCTCAGGACGTGATGCACCCCGGCTGGGGCATGTCCGAGACCTGCTCCGTGGTCACCGACTCGGTGCTGCCCGCCGAACCGTCCGGCACCGACGAGACCTTCGTCAGCTGCGGCCTTCCCTACCCCGGCTTCGCCATGCGCGTCGTCGGCGAGGACGGCGCGCTGCTCGCCGAGGGCGACGTCGGCCGGTTCCAGGTCCGGGGCACCTCCGTGACCGGCGGCTACCACGACAACCCGGCCGCCAACGCGGAGGCGTTCACCGACGACGGCTGGTTCGACACCGGAGACCTGGCCTTCCTGCGCGACGGGGAACTGTTCATCACCGGCCGGGCCAAGGACGTCATCATCGTCAACGGCGTCAACCACTACAGCCACGAGATCGAGTCCTGCGTCGAGGAACTGCCCTCCGTCGTCCGCAGCTTCACCGCGGCCTGCGCGGTCCGCTCCGATCCGGCCGCCACCACCGACGAACTCGCCCTGTTCGTCCACCTCGCCCCCGGGCCCGACCGCGCCGCCGCGCTCCGGGAGATCGCCGGCAAGGTCACCCGCGAGATCGGCGTCAGCCCCGCCTTCCTGGTCCCGGTCGGCCCCGACGACATCCCCAAGACGGAGATCGGCAAGATCCAGCGGACCAAGCTCCGCAAGAGCTTCGAGGCGGGCGACTTCGACGACGCCGTCCGCGAGGCCCAGCTCCTGATGGGCACCGCCGCCACCCTGCCGGACTGGTTCCTGCGGCCCGCGTGGCAGCCGGCCGCACCGCACCAGGCGCGCGTCCTGCCGCCCGGCCGGCACACGCTCGTCCTGGCCGGCGCCGACCACCGGGCACACGACCTCGCCGAGCGCCTGGCCCGGTCGCTGCGTGCCGGCGGTGCCCGCTGCACGGTGGTCACGGACGGGACGGCGTACGCACGCCTCGACGCCGCCCGCTACCGGACCAGGCCCGCCGACGGCGCCGACCACGCGGCGCTGCTGCGGGACCTGGACGCCGACGGCCGGCCGGTCGACGCCGTCGTCCACCTCGCCGCTCCCTCTGTCGGCGGTGCCGCCCCGGACGACGCGAGCGCCCGGACCCTGCTCGCCCTGGCCCGCTCCCTCGGCACCCGGCCGGCGGACCTGCTGCATGTGACGGCGGGCGCCCAGGCCGTCACCGGCGACGAACTCCCCTCGCCGGCCGAGGCGATGGCCGGCGCGGTCCTCAAGTCGCTGCGCGAGGAGACCGCGGGGCTGCGCTGCGTCCACCTCGACCTCGAGCCGGGCGCCGACCCCGTACCGCTCGTCCTGGCGGAAGCCGCGCAGCCTCCGGTGGAGACCGAGGTGGCCTACCGGGCCGGACACCGCCATGTGCGCCGGCTGGCCGCGCTGCCCGAGGCGCCGGCCCGCGTGGAGCCGCCCGCCGCCGAGGGCTTCCACCTGATCAGCGGGGGAACGGGCGGTGTCGGCACCGAACTCGCCGCCCACCTGCTGCGTACCCCCGGCACCCGGCTGCTGCTCCTCGGCCGCACCGCGCCCGCCGCCGGCGGCCCGCTGCCGGACTCGGCGGATGTGCGCTACGCCCAAGCCGACGTCACCGACGAGGAACAGGTCCGCGCGGCCGTCGACGCGGCCACCGAGGCCTGGGGCGTCCCCCTGGTATCGGTCTGGCACCTGGCCGGCGCTCTCGTGGAACGGCCGGCCGCGGACCTGGACGCCGACGCGTGGCGGACGGCGCTGGCCGCCAAGGCCCACGGCGCCTGGACCCTGCACCGGGTCAGCGCCGACCATCCGGTGACCTCGTTCGTGCTGTTCTCGTCGGTCAACGGCTGGTTCGGCGGCGCCATGAACACCGCCTACGCCGCGGCCAACGCCTACCTGGACGCGCTCGCCCTGCACCGCCACGCGCAGGGTCTGCCCGCGCGGAGCCTGGCCTGGAGCATGTGGCGGGAACGCGGCATGAGCAGCGGATACGGGCTCACCGCCCTCACCGAGGCCCGCGGCTACCGGGTCCTCGACGCCACCGCCGCGCTCCGCTCCCTCGATCTCGCCCGCACCCTGCCCGAACCTCACCTGCTGATCGGTGCCGACCGCACCGCCCCCTGGGTCCGCAGCCACCTCGCCGAACCCGCGCGGGGCGTACGACGGCTGGCCGGACGCGTCGCCCTGGAGGAGGGCGCCGACCTCGGCGCCCTGCACCACGCGGCGGTCGGCGCCGCGGGCAGCGCCCCCTGGGTGCTGCGCGCCGCCGGCAGCGCCGAACGGCCGCCCGCCACCGAGGAACGGCAGCACGACCTGGAACAGAGGATCGCCGCCCTGTGGTGCGGCGTCCTCGGCCGCGACCGGATCGGCCGCGAGGACAACTTCTTCGACCTGGGCGGCAATTCGCTGCTCCTGGTCAGCGCGCAGAACGCCGTCAACCAGGCGTTCGGCAGCGAGGTGACCGTGGTCGACCTGTTCGCCCACCCCACCGTGCGCGACCTGGCCGGCCACCTCGCCGCCCGGCTGCCCGCAGCCGGGACCCCGGACGACACCGCCGGGGACGCGCCGAGCGGTCTGGACCGGGCCAAGGAACAAGCACAGCGGCAGCGCGCGGCCCGGGCCCGCCGTACCCCGCGCAACGGAAAGGGCCGAGGCCATGCGTGA
- a CDS encoding melE protein (Beta-ketoacyl synthase; smart00825;~MelE protein [Streptomyces albus J1074];~identified by MetaGeneAnnotator; putative;~polyketide synthases (PKSs) polymerize simple fattyacids into a large variety of different products, called polyketides, by successive decarboxylating Claisen condensations. PKSs can be divided into 2 groups, modular type I PKSs consisting of one or...; cd00833), whose translation MRDHHDTPDIPEEAPAVAVIGMAGRFPGADDLDAFWDNLAAGRASVRPVTDEEFLAAGGDPRDLDDPSLIRMASVVEGIDRFDSGFFGYTPAEAAVVDPQQRLLLETAYQALEDGGRLAPGTDNGSFGVYAGSGDSRYYPAHIHPRYAGQPGSIELVHAATANSLGTLATRISYELGLTGPSVSLQTACSTALVAVHTACQDLLDYRCDTALAAAVSLNPSALLGYRHVPGGPFSPDGYCRAFAADAAGTSSGDGVGAVVLKRLDDALADGDRIRAVIRGSAVNNDGRRKVGFTAPSSVGQAEVILAAQAHAMVDAGTIGLVEAHGTATRLGDPIEVAALTEAFGQSTERRGYCALGSVKTNIGHLGAAAGIAGLIKAVLALERRQIPPSLHFERPNPLIDFAAGPFRVPTALEDWPDAGHPRRAAISAFGVGGTNAHVVLEEAPAPRPLRRALPRTPAGWCCRCPRAPPVPCAARPRPWPAISNTGRTCVWTRWPRRCVRADPPCATGSP comes from the coding sequence ATGCGTGACCACCACGACACACCGGACATCCCGGAGGAGGCACCGGCCGTCGCCGTCATCGGCATGGCCGGCCGGTTCCCCGGCGCCGACGACCTCGACGCCTTCTGGGACAACCTGGCCGCCGGCCGCGCGTCGGTACGGCCCGTCACCGACGAGGAGTTCCTGGCCGCCGGGGGAGACCCGCGCGACCTGGACGACCCCTCGCTGATCCGGATGGCCTCCGTCGTCGAGGGCATCGACCGCTTCGACTCCGGCTTCTTCGGCTACACCCCCGCCGAGGCCGCGGTCGTCGACCCCCAGCAGCGCCTGCTCCTGGAGACGGCGTACCAGGCCCTGGAGGACGGGGGCCGGCTCGCGCCCGGCACCGACAACGGCAGCTTCGGCGTGTACGCGGGCAGCGGCGACAGCCGCTACTACCCCGCGCACATCCACCCCCGGTACGCCGGACAGCCCGGGTCCATCGAGCTGGTGCACGCCGCCACCGCCAACTCCCTCGGCACGCTCGCCACCCGGATCTCCTACGAACTGGGCCTGACCGGACCGAGCGTGTCCCTCCAGACGGCGTGCTCGACCGCGCTGGTCGCCGTGCACACCGCCTGCCAGGACCTGCTCGACTACCGCTGCGACACCGCCCTCGCCGCCGCCGTCTCCCTCAACCCCTCGGCGCTGCTCGGCTACCGCCACGTACCCGGCGGGCCCTTCTCGCCGGACGGGTACTGCCGGGCGTTCGCCGCGGACGCCGCCGGCACCTCCTCCGGGGACGGCGTCGGCGCGGTCGTCCTCAAACGGCTGGACGACGCGCTGGCCGACGGTGACCGCATCCGGGCCGTCATCCGGGGCAGCGCCGTCAACAACGACGGCCGTCGCAAGGTCGGTTTCACCGCGCCCAGTTCGGTGGGACAGGCCGAGGTCATTCTCGCCGCCCAGGCCCACGCGATGGTGGACGCCGGCACCATCGGACTGGTCGAGGCGCACGGCACCGCGACCCGCCTCGGCGATCCCATCGAAGTCGCCGCCCTCACCGAGGCGTTCGGGCAGTCCACCGAGCGGCGCGGCTACTGCGCGCTGGGTTCGGTGAAGACCAACATCGGCCATCTGGGCGCGGCGGCCGGCATCGCCGGACTCATCAAGGCCGTCCTCGCCCTGGAGCGCCGCCAGATCCCGCCGAGCCTGCACTTCGAACGGCCCAACCCGCTCATCGACTTCGCGGCCGGACCGTTCCGTGTGCCCACCGCACTGGAGGACTGGCCGGATGCCGGCCACCCCCGGCGCGCCGCGATCAGCGCCTTCGGCGTCGGCGGCACCAACGCCCACGTCGTCCTGGAGGAAGCCCCGGCCCCGCGCCCGCTCCGCCGCGCGCTCCCGAGGACACCGGCCGGCTGGTGCTGCCGCTGTCCGCGCGCACCTCCGGTGCCCTGCGCGGCCAGGCCGAGGCCCTGGCCCGCCATCTCGAACACCGGCCGGACCTGCGTCTGGACGAGGTGGCCCAGGCGCTGCGTACGAGCCGACCCGCCCTGCGCCACCGGCTCACCGTGA